A genomic segment from Gilvibacter sp. SZ-19 encodes:
- a CDS encoding TetR/AcrR family transcriptional regulator, translating into MKESIVNKAAELFMTLGFKSVTMDDIANAMGISKKTIYVHFSNKTELVDAVSFFLFDSICDGIDTICEQSANPIQELYDIKMYVMHHLKNEKASPQYQLKKYYPQTYSRLHRAQFNKMHQSVSESLQKGVDMGLFRPSIDVDLIARMYFNGMTGMKDEAIFPPEQYSKDYLMESYLEYHLRAIVTDQGMDILNQFINTTE; encoded by the coding sequence GTGAAAGAATCTATAGTTAACAAAGCTGCCGAACTCTTTATGACCCTTGGTTTTAAAAGCGTAACCATGGACGATATTGCCAATGCGATGGGTATTTCTAAAAAGACCATCTACGTGCATTTCTCCAACAAGACAGAATTGGTAGACGCAGTTTCCTTTTTCTTATTCGACAGTATCTGCGATGGCATTGACACCATTTGTGAGCAATCCGCCAATCCCATCCAAGAGCTTTACGACATTAAAATGTACGTAATGCATCATCTGAAGAACGAAAAAGCATCCCCACAGTATCAGCTCAAGAAATATTATCCGCAAACCTACAGCCGCTTGCATCGAGCACAGTTCAACAAGATGCACCAATCGGTGTCTGAGAGTTTGCAAAAAGGCGTCGATATGGGGCTCTTTAGGCCAAGCATCGACGTAGATCTAATTGCCCGAATGTACTTTAATGGTATGACAGGCATGAAAGACGAGGCAATCTTCCCTCCGGAGCAATACTCCAAAGACTATTTGATGGAAAGTTATTTGGAATATCACCTAAGGGCCATTGTCACCGACCAAGGAATGGACATACTCAATCAATTTATAAACACCACCGAATAA
- a CDS encoding efflux RND transporter periplasmic adaptor subunit, which yields MTQKLKFLTVILSALLVVSCGDGNKSEVPVADLIEEGDLSKLRERRDALNEDQKSLTTQIQSLDAAIQKLEPDQGALISVQTVKDTLFKHYIEIQGDVKTNENVIVYPEYQGTLTRVYVKEGQRVRKGQILGKIDDGGLSSQLSQLEVQAQLAKTTFERQQRLWDQKIGSEIQYLQAKTNYESSQNAVNQLKQQLAKTNVTAPFSGIVDEVITDQGTVVAPGQGLFRVVNLGDMYIEAQIPERYLTSVTTGKEVEIFFPVLGKTVTSTVAQTGNYINPDNRTFRIEVNVPKDAEVKPNLNARLKINDYTAEDAILIPLNVISEDANGDQYVYTMQPKEDGTGNIAVRKNIETGLAQGDVVEIKNGLAVDDALVIEGARTVQNNQKVRTLENQ from the coding sequence ATGACCCAGAAACTAAAATTCCTAACAGTAATACTAAGCGCACTTTTGGTGGTCAGCTGTGGTGATGGAAATAAAAGCGAGGTCCCTGTAGCCGACCTCATAGAAGAAGGCGATCTTAGCAAGCTTCGCGAGCGCCGCGACGCGCTAAATGAAGATCAAAAATCCCTGACTACGCAGATACAAAGTCTCGATGCTGCTATTCAAAAATTGGAGCCAGACCAAGGAGCTTTGATCTCTGTTCAAACTGTAAAAGACACTTTGTTCAAGCATTATATAGAGATTCAAGGCGATGTAAAGACCAACGAGAATGTCATCGTATATCCGGAATATCAAGGAACCCTGACTCGTGTTTATGTCAAAGAAGGACAACGCGTTCGCAAAGGGCAGATCTTAGGCAAGATCGACGATGGTGGACTATCTAGCCAACTCAGCCAATTGGAAGTTCAAGCGCAATTGGCCAAAACAACCTTTGAGCGCCAGCAGCGTTTGTGGGACCAAAAGATAGGTTCCGAGATCCAATACTTGCAGGCCAAGACCAATTACGAGTCTAGCCAAAATGCAGTGAACCAGCTCAAGCAACAATTGGCTAAGACCAACGTAACAGCTCCTTTTTCCGGAATAGTGGACGAGGTGATCACCGATCAAGGAACTGTAGTAGCGCCGGGGCAAGGTTTGTTCCGTGTGGTGAATTTGGGCGATATGTATATTGAGGCACAGATCCCGGAGCGTTATTTGACCTCAGTGACCACTGGCAAAGAAGTAGAGATCTTCTTCCCTGTTTTGGGCAAGACGGTTACCTCTACCGTAGCACAGACCGGAAACTATATCAATCCAGACAACCGCACCTTTAGAATTGAGGTGAATGTGCCTAAGGATGCTGAGGTAAAACCCAACCTCAACGCCCGTCTTAAGATCAATGATTACACTGCAGAAGACGCTATTTTGATACCGCTTAACGTGATCTCAGAAGATGCTAACGGCGATCAGTATGTCTACACCATGCAACCCAAGGAAGATGGAACCGGAAACATTGCTGTTCGCAAGAATATAGAGACCGGACTTGCGCAAGGCGATGTAGTGGAGATCAAAAACGGTTTGGCCGTAGACGACGCTTTGGTCATCGAAGGGGCTCGTACCGTGCAGAACAACCAGAAAGTAAGAACACTAGAAAATCAATAA
- a CDS encoding TolC family protein yields MRKLLILASIVFGFSQATAQEERAYDFTLEEAISFALDSNYTAINARRDIARAIKQKWETTATGLPQISANIQYQNFIKQPVSLLPAAAFDNTSSVVNTVEDFFDITPNREPTVPEGFIPIVFGTQQQATATATLNQLIFDGSYLVGLQAALAFLDFSENANEKTQLEVRRGVINAYGSVLLADELVSIFRSNKEKLENNLYEAQKIFENGLNEQEEVEQLEITLLEIATQLSNAERTASIARQMFNVALGIDVNTPVTLTESLDDLADQNIQLGALETNLNMEENVDYKIAYNLTEQRSLELKLEKSRALPQLSAFVNYGTQAFSDEFSFFDSDQRWFQQSLFGVNMNIPIFSSGNRGAKTQQARIALDQAETQLKETVQNIQLQFDTAKSNYKFSVESYENAKKNLDLAERIERKNQIKFDEGISSSFDLRQAQLQLYSAQQQYFNAMLNVINSKAELDTISNSNIINNN; encoded by the coding sequence ATGCGAAAATTATTGATCCTAGCCAGTATTGTGTTTGGATTCAGCCAGGCTACCGCTCAAGAAGAGCGAGCGTATGATTTTACGCTAGAAGAGGCCATAAGCTTTGCACTAGACAGCAATTACACCGCAATCAACGCCCGGCGAGACATCGCGCGAGCTATTAAACAGAAGTGGGAGACCACAGCGACCGGATTGCCACAAATCAGTGCCAATATCCAGTATCAGAACTTTATTAAACAGCCCGTATCACTATTGCCGGCGGCCGCTTTTGACAACACCAGCAGTGTGGTCAATACGGTAGAAGATTTCTTTGACATTACCCCCAACCGAGAACCGACGGTGCCAGAAGGCTTTATTCCAATTGTATTTGGAACCCAGCAACAAGCCACCGCAACGGCAACGCTCAATCAGTTGATCTTTGACGGGAGTTATCTCGTCGGATTACAAGCAGCGCTTGCCTTTTTAGATTTCTCTGAAAATGCCAACGAGAAGACCCAACTCGAAGTGCGTCGCGGAGTGATCAATGCATACGGTTCGGTTTTGCTTGCAGACGAACTGGTGAGCATCTTCCGCAGCAATAAAGAAAAGTTGGAGAACAACCTTTACGAAGCTCAAAAGATCTTTGAAAATGGGCTTAATGAGCAAGAAGAGGTTGAACAATTAGAGATCACCTTATTGGAGATCGCCACCCAACTCTCTAATGCGGAACGCACTGCAAGCATTGCAAGACAAATGTTCAATGTAGCCTTAGGGATCGATGTGAATACTCCGGTAACACTTACAGAATCCTTAGATGATCTGGCAGACCAGAACATTCAACTCGGCGCATTGGAGACCAACCTGAATATGGAAGAGAACGTCGATTACAAGATAGCTTACAACTTGACCGAACAGCGCTCCTTAGAACTTAAATTAGAAAAGAGCCGTGCGCTACCACAATTAAGTGCCTTTGTAAACTACGGAACACAAGCCTTTAGTGACGAGTTCAGCTTTTTTGATTCCGATCAGCGTTGGTTCCAACAATCGCTTTTTGGAGTAAACATGAACATCCCGATCTTCTCTAGTGGAAATCGCGGAGCAAAAACCCAACAAGCGCGTATTGCCTTGGATCAAGCGGAGACCCAATTGAAAGAAACTGTTCAGAACATTCAACTGCAATTCGACACGGCCAAAAGCAATTACAAATTCAGTGTAGAGTCTTATGAGAATGCCAAGAAGAATCTAGATCTCGCCGAGCGCATAGAAAGGAAGAATCAGATCAAGTTTGACGAAGGGATCTCCTCTAGCTTTGATCTCAGACAAGCACAACTGCAATTATACAGTGCCCAGCAACAGTATTTCAATGCCATGCTCAATGTGATAAACAGCAAGGCGGAGCTGGACACTATCAGCAATTCGAACATCATAAATAACAACTAA